The proteins below are encoded in one region of Festucalex cinctus isolate MCC-2025b chromosome 2, RoL_Fcin_1.0, whole genome shotgun sequence:
- the senp1 gene encoding sentrin-specific protease 1: MLNKLYEWVESSVASLRNGVPGVEPSHTDQPLGDDDIRVRRKRRIDCVNDGHAGGQHELTAKRSRMGDLIDTVKIAAEGLKNRSSTAVTWMKNSMSPTLRNILPASSGQPLELQPQPSTSAARWTPLPNSEVNSPDQTFAAPATTLEWKMHKSVCRRHVHMSPTHQEVPKINGHPCSLPPTITPKLTASARLGRPINMRKYSTPSVLSGGSTTSSSCTSMYDKTFPIRVPQRPSRRISAGHINQAKARCTAQESVHLEEKEAYRQLLTMVSGNQSFLFNGHSHSIARSQRDFTSFLSSSRRLLPFSSFASSAAGDTSEGPSSPLSTRGASSQSSSNLPSPVAADLSSTPPSPSAVLDTCSQDTQSSGHDGDSVIIVNEQKSKKQDATSMPCFQAELWIKELASIYDSRARERRRQIEEQEALTAQLLRQRLSEGGQRSTDVEVHVRVPLEKEIPLTLVIKESLDDTPEFPELTEEMEAQVDRVLRDGCPDEVFSEGFGLSLTRKDLRTLGGLSWLNDEVINFYMNLLVERSKGPKLPSVNTFSTFFYPKLRSSGYTAVRRWTKKMDIFSKDILLVPVHLRMHWCLSVVDFRKKAVTYFDSMGGNNDEACTLLFGYLQQECKDKKGKELDTTGWNLHSKKRNEIPQQMNGSDCGMFTCKYADYITKDKPITFTQKQMPYFRRRMVWEIVNRKLL, translated from the exons ATGCTGAATAAATTGTACGAATGGGTTGAGTCAAGCGTTGCCAGTCTTCGCAATGGTGTTCCAGGTGTGGAACCGTCACATACTGACCAGCCACTTGGAGATGATGACATTCGAGTGAGACGCAAAAGACGAATTGACTG CGTGAATGACGGGCATGCAGGCGGCCAACATGAACTGACAGCTAAGAGATCTCGAATGG GAGATCTGATTGACACTGTCAAGATCGCAGCTGAAGGACTAAAGAATCGGAGCTCCACTGCGGTGACATGGATGAAGAACAGTATGAGTCCCACCTTGAGAAACATACTGCCTGCATCCTCTGGTCAGCCTCTGGAACTTCAACCACAGCCATCAACATCAGCAGCAAGATGGACACCACTTCCT AACTCAGAAGTAAACTCCCCGGATCAGACTTTTGCTGCTCCTGCTACAACTTTGGAATGGAAAATGCACAAGTCAG TTTGCAGGCGACACGTGCACATGAGTCCAACACATCAGGAAGTCCCCAAAATAAATGGGCACCCATGTAGCTTGCCGCCTACCATCACACCGAAATTGACTGCCTCTGCTCGGCTCGGCAGACCCATAAACATGAGAAAATACAGCACACCAAG TGTGCTTAGTGGAGGGtccacaacaagcagctcttgCACCAGCATGTATGACAAGACATTTCCAATCAGAGTACCGCAGAGGCCGTCACGCAGAATTTCAGCGGGCCACATAAACCAGGCCAAAGCCCGTTGCACAGCACAGGAG TCTGTTCATTTAGAGGAGAAGGAGGCATACAGGCAGCTTCTGACCATGGTCTCAGGCAATCAGTCTTTCCTTTTCAACGGCCACTCACATTCCATTGCAAGGTCACAGAGAGATTT CACCAGCTTCCTGAGCTCCAGCCGGAGACTGCTACCCTTCTCTTCGTTCGCCAGTTCAGCGGCAGGGGATACGTCCGAGGGGCCGAGCAGCCCTCTCAGCACCAGGGGGGCGTCGAGCCAAAGCTCCAGCAACCTTCCCAGCCCGGTGGCCGCTGACCTCAGCTCCACTCCACCATCCCCATCCGCTGTGCTGGACACCTGCTCTCAGGATACTCAATCATCAG GCCATGATGGCGACTCTGTTATTATTGTAAATGAGCAAAAGAGTAAAAAGCAAGATGCCACAAG CATGCCATGTTTCCAAGCTGAGTTGTGGATTAAGGAatt AGCAAGTATTTATGACTCTCGGGCAAGAGAAAGGCGAAGACAGATCGAAGAGCAGGAGGCCTTGACTGCCCAGCTGTTGCGCCAG CGCCTGTCTGAAGGAGGCCAACGCAGCACGGATGTGGAGGTTCATGTTCGAGTTCCTTTGGAGAAGGAGATTCCTTTGACTCTAGTTATAAAAGAGTCTTTGGATGATACGCCAGAATTTCCAGAACTCACAGAG gaAATGGAGGCACAAGTGGACAGAGTGTTAAGAGACGGGTGTCCTGATGAAGTGTTCAGTGAGGGTTTCGGTCTCAGTCTGACACGCAAAGATTTGCGGACTCTCGGCGGCCTCAGCTGGCTGAACGATGAG GTGATcaatttttacatgaatctgcTGGTGGAGCGAAGCAAAGGCCCCAAGCTGCCTTCCGTCAACACGTTCAGCACCTTCTTCTATCCCAAACTGCGCAGCAGCGGCTACACCGCCGTCCGCCGCTGGACCAAAAAGATGGACATCTTTTCCAAAGACATCCTGTTGGTTCCTGTCCACCTGAGAATGCACTGGTGCCTCTCC gtgGTGGATTTCCGTAAAAAGGCTGTCACGTATTTTGACTCGATGGGAGGAAACAATGATGAAGCATGCACACTGTTGTT TGGTTATCTGCAACAAGAATGCAAAGACAAAAAAGGCAAAGAACTGGATACTACAGGCTGGAATTTACACAGCAAAAAGCGCAAT GAAATCCCACAGCAGATGAATGGCAGTGACTGCGGGATGTTCACATGCAAATATGCAGATTACATTA
- the LOC144013758 gene encoding protein lifeguard 2-like, translating into MTQDKPTLANKTPSDSSGGQASVSPAPPSYEEATAGISESCYNDEEMLTEFTWDDRNIRRVFIRKVYTILLIQLLVTLAIVSLFTFCDPVKDYIQANPGWYWGSYGVFFVTYLTLSCCSGPRRQFPWNLILLAIFTLSLSYMTGMLSSFYNTKSVIMCLGITAAVCLLVTILSFQTKMDVTSYQGVLLIFCMVMFISGLVLAVVLPFQYVPWLDTTYAVLGAILFTMFLAFDTQLLMGNKRYTMSPEDYIFATLSIYLDIIYIFSFFLQIFGTRWE; encoded by the exons ATGACGCAGGACAAG CCCACCCTTGCTAACAAGACCCCGAGTGACTCGTCTGGCGGGCAGGCCTCAGTGTCACCTGCTCCTCCCAGCTATGAGGAAGCCACTGCAG GCATCAGTGAGTCTTGCTACAATGATGAGGAGATGTTAACAGAATTTACCTGGGATGATCGTAACATCCGGAGGGTCTTCATACGTAAG GTGTACACCATCCTGTTGATCCAGCTCTTGGTAACTCTCGctattgtgtctcttttcacttTCTG cgatCCAGTGAAGGACTACATTCAAGCAAACCCTGGGTGGTACTGGGGCTCTTA CGGTGTGTTCTTTGTGACATATTTGACTCTGTCTTGCTGCTCTGGACCGAG GAGACAATTCCCATGGAACCTGATCCTGCTTGCCATCTTT ACCCTCTCGCTCTCCTACATGACTGGGATGCTATCCAG CTTCTACAACACCAAGTCGGTGATCATGTGCCTGGGTATCACCGCCGCGGTCTGTCTCCTCGTCACAATCCTGAGTTTCCAAACTAAG ATGGACGTGACATCATACCAGGGCGTGCTCCTTATTTTCTGTATGGTCATGTTCATCTCTGGGCTGGTGCTTGCTGTTGTCCTTCCATTTCAATAT GTACCCTGGTTGGATACCACCTATGCTGTTTTGGGAGCCATATTGTTCACCATG TTTTTGGCATTTGACACCCAACTCCTCATGGGCAACAAGCGGTATACCATGAGCCCAGAAGACTACATCTTTGCCACTCTCAGCATATACCTAGACATCATCTAcatcttctctttcttcctccAAATATTTGGAACAAGATGGGAGTAA